The Fibrobacter sp. UWR4 genomic interval GGATTGCAATTATATCAAGAAGGTGGTGAATACTACCAAAAGCGTCTTGATCTTGATAATCCGGAAAATAGAATTGCCGAAAATGACGATGGAAAAATAGGGGGGACGCTTTTATTGCCTGTTTGGGTGGGTACTCATTTGGGACGTCATGGCGAATACGGAACCTTGGCGGCTGAGTATGACTTGATGGCTTCAACTAGCTATAGCATGGAAATGAAGTTCACCTATACTCATCCTACAGGATTCTTTGTCGGATACCAGATAGGACGCATTGTTCGTCACAACTTCTATTTCGGTAAGGAATTCGTTTTCTAAAAATAATTATGGGAAAAATAATGGATAAAACAAAGATGAAGGTCTATTTAGATACTTCTGTTATTGGACTATGGAAGAAAAAATATCTCAATCTATTCACCGGAATTTTTTGAGGAGGATGCATGATGAAAGAACCGATTCTTAGCTCTCGTTTTGATGTAGAAGATATTCGAAAGCTGCGCGAATATAATTCATGGCGTCATTCTCAAATGACCACAGCGGAGGTTTTGGCCGATATTAAGGAAGGGTCAAATGAATTTCTTCGTGAAATGGGGACAGCGGGTTTAAAATTAGCTGAACCTCCAGGAAAGTATTCTGCAAAATAAATAGACTGTAACAAAAAAAATCCCTCAGAATTTCTGAGGGATTTTCGTTAATAGCTGATCCTGAATTACTTCTTGATTGCCTTTACGACGCCCAGCTTGGTCTTCAGGATGTATGCACCCTGGCGGATGTTCAGGCGGAGGGTGCCGTCTGCGTTCATTGCCTGGCCCTTCAAGCCGGTCCATACCATGTTGCCGTTCAGGTCGAAGACCTGTGCAATCATACGGCTGTCGTTGGTGTTGAAGAAGCGCGGTGCATGGATTGCAGTGGACTTGCAGCCAGTTGCTACGATCTTTGCGATGTAGATGCCTTCTGCGTCACTATTGAAGGTGAGGGAGTTGGATTCGTTGTCGCCTTCGTTATCCAGGTTGACGGTGGTTTCGCTCCATTCGCTGCCGCTTGCAGGGCGGCCGTACTGGTAATCCAGCCAGCTGCCGGCATTAGCAGCACCGACGTTCACGTAAGCATTCTTGCCGTCAGTTGCGCTACGCATGGTAATGGTCAATTCTGCACAGCTGCTGAGTGCGTCGGCAACATCGTCAGAAAGCTTCAGAACCTGAGACTGGTAGCCGCATTCTTTATCGGCCTGTTCACAACCTGCCAGCGGAACACTTGCATAACCAGTAACGCCATCCAGCGGGGTAGCCACGTAAGAGACTGCGCCCAGCTTGTTGCTAGCCTGGCTCCAGGTAGAAACGTCGGTAGTGGTGGAGTAGTCCACCAGTACAATATCTGCGGTAGGAGATTCGACCGGTTCAGTGTAGTTGGGGTCGGTGGTTTCGTCTACGCAGGTGCTCAGTGCAGCTGCGGAAGCGCCCTTCTGGTAGACCAGGGTGGTAACGGAACGTGCCGGCAGCATAGTGCAGGCGGCGATAGATACGGGCTTACTCTTAAAGCCGTTTTCCTTGGACTGGACTGCGGTAACAATGCCCATGCCGTTAATCACGGGATTGTCCAGCTGGATAGCGGTTTCGGTGGGGTTGATCACCACAACGGAAATGGAATCGCCGGTAGCGCTGGTAAATGCAACTGTCTTCAGAGTGCTATCATCAACTGCGGAAGTAATCACCTTCCAGCCCGGGTTTACGAACTTGGAGTAGTGACGCATGGCGTGGTATTCCGGATTCACATAGAATTCGTCCGCCTTACAGCCGCCCCAGCCTTCTGCGCAGACGCCGATCATCTGGCCAATCTTTCCGCCCCAGAAAAGTTCCCAGGCGATGTAGCCAGACAACTTACCGTCGGTAAAGCCCGCCTGCATAATGTGGGCGAGGCCCACCATGTCTGCTTCGCGGGTCTTGTCCAGCATGTTGCAGAATTCAGTCATGATAATGGGCTTGTTGCCGTAGGTGGAACCGATAGCCTTCATGGACTGGCGGAAATTTTCCGGATTCAGGTAATTGTTGCCGGCATTGTCCTTGCCACTACCTGCATGATAAAGATGGTAGGCATAGCCGTCCAGCTTACTATCATCCAGCTTGTTCATGTATTTCTGGAAGTTTTCGTAACCAATACCTAGTGGCTCCGGTCCCAGGATCTTGGGTTTATTGGCCATCCCCTGGAGAGCGTCGTAAACCGCATTCAGGGCCTGCTTGTAACCGGCAATTTCGTTAGTCTCGGTAGGTTCGAACAAGGTTTCGGCGTAATCCGCTTCCATGTCCGGTTCGTTCTGCAGGGAAATATAGTCCGGAACGATACCTGCAGCATTGTAAGCCTGCAGACTCTGCTTCCACCAGTTGGCAAATTCGGTATAGGCGTAGGCGCCGTAGGCGTCGCCAGTAGCTTTCTTTAAGGTCTTGTCGGACTTGGAGGCGCCATCCTTGCCGTTAACGCTGTTGCTGGGCTTAAGCTTACCCGGTGCAGACCAGCTGGACATCT includes:
- a CDS encoding glycosyl hydrolase, yielding MIRKLLPAALAAATMASAAGIAVDPAATQQSIVGFGGGSVYYQGWILGMAEKNQQALFDTAFTGLNLSFLRMGNWLQSDEALANSADSLAADIKIVKAAKERLGDHLKIEMSSWSAPGKLKPSNSVNGKDGASKSDKTLKKATGDAYGAYAYTEFANWWKQSLQAYNAAGIVPDYISLQNEPDMEADYAETLFEPTETNEIAGYKQALNAVYDALQGMANKPKILGPEPLGIGYENFQKYMNKLDDSKLDGYAYHLYHAGSGKDNAGNNYLNPENFRQSMKAIGSTYGNKPIIMTEFCNMLDKTREADMVGLAHIMQAGFTDGKLSGYIAWELFWGGKIGQMIGVCAEGWGGCKADEFYVNPEYHAMRHYSKFVNPGWKVITSAVDDSTLKTVAFTSATGDSISVVVINPTETAIQLDNPVINGMGIVTAVQSKENGFKSKPVSIAACTMLPARSVTTLVYQKGASAAALSTCVDETTDPNYTEPVESPTADIVLVDYSTTTDVSTWSQASNKLGAVSYVATPLDGVTGYASVPLAGCEQADKECGYQSQVLKLSDDVADALSSCAELTITMRSATDGKNAYVNVGAANAGSWLDYQYGRPASGSEWSETTVNLDNEGDNESNSLTFNSDAEGIYIAKIVATGCKSTAIHAPRFFNTNDSRMIAQVFDLNGNMVWTGLKGQAMNADGTLRLNIRQGAYILKTKLGVVKAIKK